The Desulfonatronum sp. SC1 genome segment GCTATTGGCTATGGGCTATTGGCGATGGGCTATTGGCGATGGGCTATTGGCGATGGGCGATGGGGTTGAGGTGGCGTTTATGGGATGGTGACGAGGAAGTCGATGAGGTCTTGGTAGTTTTGTTTCATGCTTGTGATGAAGTTTGGGTCCGGGACCGGAAGCAGGTCCAGGAGGTTGAGGGGGAAAGATTGTAAGCGGAATTCCAGGGATTCCATGTCCCATGCGCATTTTTTTTGCGCGGCGGCAATGACTGTCGGCCAGTCCGTTTGCGTTGTCGTGAAGATCGAATACAGGTCAAAGACGTCCTTGGGTTCGTCACGCCCCATGATCGCGCAGATTTTGTTGGCGGCAATGTTGGGGATGCTGTCCAGGGCGATGCCCCGCGGTCCGGGCAGATTGGTTCCCAGACGGTAGACCCGGTCGTTGACCAGGTCGATTTTGAGTGCATGCTCAACGATCATTCGGACAAAGTCCCGTGTATCCACCTCGATATGAAATGCGATTCCCGCTTGCCGCAACCCGTTGATTAGCGCGCGAACATCTTCGCGATATAAATTGTTGTCGTTGGTGAACAGGTCCAGATCATCGGAAAAGCGGTGCTCGACGTGGAATCGATGGAGGCAGGTTCCGC includes the following:
- a CDS encoding nucleotidyl transferase AbiEii/AbiGii toxin family protein produces the protein MLDVLFSVQTSFYLTGGTCLHRFHVEHRFSDDLDLFTNDNNLYREDVRALINGLRQAGIAFHIEVDTRDFVRMIVEHALKIDLVNDRVYRLGTNLPGPRGIALDSIPNIAANKICAIMGRDEPKDVFDLYSIFTTTQTDWPTVIAAAQKKCAWDMESLEFRLQSFPLNLLDLLPVPDPNFITSMKQNYQDLIDFLVTIP